A region of Rhizorhabdus wittichii RW1 DNA encodes the following proteins:
- a CDS encoding Undecaprenyl-diphosphatase (TIGRFAM: putative undecaprenol kinase~PFAM: Bacitracin resistance protein BacA), with translation MEMSLLSIVLLGIVEGVTEFLPVSSTGHLILAGEVMKVPQGTETFDIVIQLGAILAVVVLYRERFAAVLAGLGRRDPAAIRFTRNVLVGFLPSAVIGAVAYGAIKAMLNTPIIVAVALILGGIAILVIERLVRSPTCDSVEGMSLRTSFGVGLVQCLSMIPGVSRSGATIMGALTLGVERRTAAEYSFFLAIPTMLGATTLALWKARHELGDAQATAIAIGFVVSFIVAMLVIRWFLGVVTRHGFAPFAWYRIIAGTAALIWLLAR, from the coding sequence ATGGAGATGTCGCTGCTGTCGATCGTCCTCCTCGGCATCGTCGAGGGGGTGACCGAATTCCTGCCCGTATCGTCGACCGGGCACCTGATCCTCGCCGGGGAGGTCATGAAGGTGCCGCAAGGCACCGAGACCTTCGACATCGTCATCCAGCTCGGCGCGATCCTCGCCGTCGTCGTGCTCTATCGCGAGCGCTTCGCCGCGGTGCTCGCCGGGCTCGGCCGCCGCGACCCGGCGGCGATCCGCTTCACCCGCAACGTGCTGGTCGGCTTCCTGCCGTCGGCGGTGATCGGCGCGGTCGCCTATGGCGCGATCAAGGCGATGCTCAACACCCCGATCATCGTCGCGGTCGCGCTGATCCTCGGCGGCATCGCGATCCTGGTGATCGAGCGGCTGGTCCGCAGCCCGACCTGCGACAGCGTCGAGGGCATGTCGCTCAGGACGTCGTTCGGCGTCGGGCTGGTCCAGTGCCTGTCGATGATCCCGGGCGTCAGCCGCTCGGGCGCCACCATCATGGGCGCGCTGACCCTGGGGGTCGAGCGGCGCACGGCGGCGGAATACAGCTTCTTCCTCGCCATCCCGACGATGCTGGGGGCCACGACGCTGGCGCTGTGGAAGGCGCGGCACGAGCTCGGCGATGCCCAGGCCACGGCGATCGCGATCGGCTTCGTCGTCTCCTTCATCGTCGCGATGCTGGTGATCCGCTGGTTCCTCGGCGTCGTGACCAGGCATGGTTTCGCGCCGTTCGCCTGGTATCGAATCATCGCCGGCACGGCGGCGCTGATCTGGCTCCTGGCAAGATAG
- a CDS encoding NADH dehydrogenase (PFAM: NAD-dependent epimerase/dehydratase; 3-beta hydroxysteroid dehydrogenase/isomerase; dTDP-4-dehydrorhamnose reductase; NmrA family protein; Male sterility C-terminal domain), producing the protein MSRLVTLFGGGGFLGRYVAQELLKAGARVRVAERDPSDAWFLKPLGGLGQTQFVPASVIKPATVAAAVAGADSVINLVGILKGDFDSIHRKGAAHVAAAAKAAGAESLVHVSAIGADPESPSAYGRSKGQGEAAVRAAFPEATIVRPSIVFGSEDGFLNRFAAMQSAPFVPVLRGAVKFQPVWVADVARAIAAAALDPGAHAGKTYELGGPEVVTMAELNAWLARATGHSPTFVPIPDSIGGLLATVAGALPGAPITRDQWRMLQADNVVTPGAKGIEAFGIKPTPMEAVAPAWLVRYRPHGRFASQTKPAA; encoded by the coding sequence ATGAGCCGTCTTGTCACGCTGTTCGGCGGGGGTGGGTTTTTGGGCCGCTATGTCGCGCAGGAGCTGCTCAAGGCGGGCGCCCGCGTCCGCGTCGCGGAGCGCGATCCGTCGGACGCCTGGTTCCTGAAACCGCTGGGCGGCCTGGGCCAGACGCAGTTCGTCCCGGCCTCCGTCATCAAGCCGGCCACCGTCGCCGCCGCGGTCGCCGGGGCCGATTCGGTGATCAACCTGGTCGGCATCCTCAAGGGCGACTTCGATTCGATCCATCGCAAGGGCGCCGCCCATGTCGCGGCGGCGGCGAAGGCGGCGGGCGCCGAATCGCTGGTCCATGTCTCGGCGATCGGCGCCGATCCCGAATCGCCGTCCGCCTATGGCCGCAGCAAGGGGCAGGGGGAGGCCGCCGTGCGCGCCGCCTTCCCCGAAGCCACCATCGTCCGGCCCTCGATCGTGTTCGGGTCGGAGGACGGCTTCCTCAACCGCTTCGCGGCGATGCAGTCGGCGCCGTTCGTGCCGGTGCTGCGCGGCGCGGTGAAGTTCCAGCCGGTCTGGGTCGCCGACGTCGCCCGCGCGATCGCCGCCGCGGCGCTCGATCCCGGCGCCCATGCCGGCAAGACCTACGAACTCGGCGGGCCCGAGGTCGTGACGATGGCCGAGCTCAACGCCTGGCTCGCCCGCGCGACCGGCCACAGCCCGACCTTCGTGCCGATCCCCGATTCGATCGGCGGCCTCCTCGCCACCGTTGCCGGGGCCTTGCCCGGCGCGCCGATCACCCGCGACCAGTGGCGGATGCTGCAAGCCGACAATGTCGTGACGCCCGGCGCCAAGGGGATCGAGGCGTTCGGCATCAAGCCCACGCCGATGGAGGCGGTCGCGCCCGCCTGGCTGGTCCGCTACCGGCCGCACGGCCGCTTCGCCTCGCAGACCAAGCCCGCGGCCTGA
- a CDS encoding phage integrase family protein (PFAM: phage integrase family protein), with translation MPLTHIQIAAAKASNGALKLSDGRGLTLVVQPSGSKVWRLKYRYEGKQKTLHLGHWPKVGISEARIRREDARKLIEEGTDPALVKRFGPVAAKVKIVAGNSFRAVAEEWLEKCEREGLSQVTLNKIRWLLDKAYPALGSKPIEVIRPLDALAVLKKLEAEGILESARRLRSVLSRIFRFAVATGRIERDVAADLRGAIATPKGKNLAAITTAREAGVLLRAIENYSGHEITAIALECSAHLFVRPGELRQAEWPELDADEAIWAIPPEKTKMRRPHWVPLSRQMMEKLHRLHDLTGGGKYLFPCLGNDDMPMSENTVNLALRRLGFGQDQMTAHGFRAMAATLLNESGQWHPDAIERQLAHIETNEVRRAYTRGEYWPERVRMMQWWSDHIEELRRAPLVQRGSFGSVPTPPVRLVS, from the coding sequence ATGCCACTTACCCACATCCAGATCGCCGCCGCCAAGGCCTCAAATGGTGCTCTAAAGCTCTCCGACGGGAGAGGACTCACACTTGTCGTTCAGCCCTCGGGCTCGAAGGTCTGGCGCCTCAAATATCGGTACGAGGGAAAGCAGAAAACACTGCACCTGGGGCATTGGCCCAAGGTGGGGATCAGCGAGGCCCGCATCCGGCGAGAAGACGCCCGCAAGCTGATTGAGGAAGGCACCGATCCCGCCCTCGTCAAGCGCTTCGGACCCGTCGCAGCCAAGGTCAAGATCGTGGCCGGCAACAGCTTCCGCGCCGTCGCCGAGGAGTGGCTGGAGAAATGCGAGCGCGAGGGCCTGTCCCAAGTCACGCTCAACAAGATCCGCTGGTTGCTCGACAAGGCCTATCCTGCGCTCGGATCCAAGCCGATCGAGGTCATCCGCCCGTTGGACGCCCTTGCCGTGCTTAAGAAGCTTGAAGCTGAAGGCATTCTCGAATCGGCGCGGCGCCTGCGTAGTGTCCTGAGCCGCATCTTCCGCTTCGCCGTGGCCACCGGTCGGATTGAGCGCGATGTCGCGGCCGACCTGCGCGGCGCGATCGCGACGCCCAAGGGCAAGAATCTCGCGGCGATCACGACCGCCCGCGAAGCGGGCGTGCTGCTGCGCGCGATCGAGAATTATAGCGGTCATGAGATCACCGCGATCGCGCTCGAATGCTCGGCCCACCTGTTCGTCCGTCCCGGCGAACTGCGCCAGGCCGAATGGCCCGAGTTAGACGCCGACGAGGCGATCTGGGCCATCCCGCCCGAAAAAACCAAAATGCGGCGCCCGCATTGGGTGCCGCTGTCGCGGCAGATGATGGAGAAGCTGCACCGGCTCCATGACCTGACCGGCGGCGGCAAATATCTGTTTCCCTGTCTGGGAAACGACGACATGCCGATGTCCGAGAATACCGTAAACTTGGCGCTGCGTCGGCTCGGCTTCGGGCAGGATCAGATGACGGCCCATGGGTTCCGGGCGATGGCAGCCACCCTCCTCAATGAGTCCGGCCAGTGGCATCCCGATGCGATCGAGCGGCAGCTGGCGCATATCGAGACCAACGAGGTTCGACGAGCTTACACCCGCGGCGAATATTGGCCCGAGCGCGTACGGATGATGCAATGGTGGTCGGACCATATCGAGGAGCTGCGCCGAGCACCGCTCGTCCAGCGCGGCTCCTTCGGATCGGTCCCTACTCCTCCTGTCCGATTAGTTTCTTGA
- a CDS encoding DNA binding domain, excisionase family (TIGRFAM: DNA binding domain, excisionase family), producing MTATGVDKLPRLANGTLEPLAVRVTVAAELLGLGKTRIYELIEAGDLEIVKIGRSTLIPYKNLKKLIGQEE from the coding sequence GTGACTGCTACCGGAGTCGATAAGCTCCCGCGGTTGGCCAACGGCACATTGGAGCCGTTGGCCGTCCGGGTCACGGTCGCTGCCGAGCTGCTGGGTCTCGGTAAGACGCGCATTTACGAGCTGATCGAGGCCGGCGATCTCGAGATCGTCAAGATCGGCCGGTCTACTCTCATTCCCTATAAAAACCTCAAGAAACTAATCGGACAGGAGGAGTAG
- a CDS encoding FAD dependent oxidoreductase (PFAM: FAD dependent oxidoreductase) encodes MLTKKQTGGDTSNLPTLWQQTASPSPKTTPLGGDSSTDIAIIGGGLSGLSAALHLSEAAIPSLLLEAGRIGDGASGANTGWWVPGLALLDAATLDARLGPERADALRVELAASARSIPELVRRHRVMCDLSTRGVLYAASTPKTLAKISREAERWAAAGSAIDVVGQAAMPGHLATDHYIGGVLYADGGTLNPLAFCNGLAAAAIAQGALIHTCSPAIGIARERDGWRVDTARGSVRARAVLLATGASPQSPWPAARNARYRLKIAMVASAPFADHGRSILPSGVPFTDMDSFDTLGGAFDPAGRLVMSILPGTSTRPRPADLAAPYWRKFRQIFPQAPADPGWEFGWFGHEAVPPGRMASIHEPEPGLFVLQGYAGNGINQAIHFGRAIARSMASGDRDAIEIGLTPLRPARGATIASALANRLLLPLARTLVYR; translated from the coding sequence ATGCTGACTAAAAAACAAACGGGGGGTGATACTTCTAACCTTCCGACCCTGTGGCAGCAGACCGCATCGCCCTCGCCGAAGACCACACCTCTCGGTGGAGACAGCAGCACCGATATCGCCATTATCGGCGGCGGGCTCAGCGGCCTTTCCGCCGCGCTCCATCTGAGCGAGGCAGCGATTCCCAGCCTGTTGCTCGAAGCTGGCCGCATCGGCGATGGTGCCTCGGGCGCCAATACCGGCTGGTGGGTGCCCGGCTTGGCCCTGCTCGATGCGGCGACGCTCGACGCCCGCCTGGGGCCCGAGCGCGCCGACGCGCTCAGGGTAGAACTGGCGGCCAGTGCGCGCTCGATTCCCGAATTGGTCCGGCGCCATCGGGTTATGTGCGATCTGTCGACGCGCGGCGTGCTCTATGCCGCATCGACCCCGAAGACCTTGGCGAAGATCAGCCGGGAAGCGGAACGCTGGGCGGCCGCGGGCAGCGCCATCGATGTTGTCGGCCAGGCCGCTATGCCCGGCCATCTCGCCACCGATCATTATATCGGCGGTGTACTCTATGCCGATGGCGGCACGCTCAACCCGCTCGCCTTTTGCAACGGACTCGCCGCCGCCGCGATCGCACAGGGAGCCCTTATCCATACCTGTTCCCCGGCGATCGGCATCGCCCGGGAGCGCGATGGATGGCGCGTCGACACCGCGCGAGGCTCCGTACGCGCCCGCGCTGTCCTGCTGGCGACCGGCGCGTCGCCGCAGTCGCCCTGGCCGGCCGCACGAAACGCCAGATATCGGTTGAAGATCGCGATGGTCGCCTCCGCGCCCTTCGCCGACCATGGGCGGTCGATCCTCCCGTCGGGCGTGCCATTCACCGATATGGATTCGTTCGACACCCTCGGTGGCGCGTTCGATCCGGCGGGGCGGCTGGTCATGTCGATCCTGCCGGGTACCTCGACACGCCCCCGGCCCGCCGATCTCGCCGCGCCTTATTGGCGCAAGTTTCGCCAGATTTTTCCGCAGGCGCCCGCCGATCCAGGCTGGGAATTCGGCTGGTTCGGACATGAGGCGGTGCCGCCAGGCCGCATGGCCAGCATCCATGAACCCGAGCCCGGCCTGTTCGTCCTGCAGGGCTATGCCGGCAACGGCATCAACCAGGCGATTCATTTCGGGCGCGCGATCGCCCGATC